The following proteins are encoded in a genomic region of Myxococcaceae bacterium JPH2:
- a CDS encoding alpha/beta fold hydrolase has translation MWLLAGVLGGCAVVGVKAWRTYRYERVALHPAFTPASRDGLPSGFHPRDVTLTFDAGAQVRGWYVAPRLGSAIVLVHGSPSTRLDLVREAAVLARRGHGVLLLDMPGHGESPGPPTWGAEHRAAVRAGLDFLAHQPEVDPSRLGVFGFSMGSAVAARVASEDARVAAVALAGAFTRLEAQLTHEFGAWGPVTSVPAVLAARHAGLALEDLRPEAVVGKLAPRPLLLIAGTEDSAVPPDMARKLYALAGDPRALVLVPGAGHGHYAETRDGDAYLAQVGDFFDKSLAPRQPQLSQTSE, from the coding sequence ATGTGGCTGCTGGCAGGCGTGCTGGGAGGCTGCGCGGTCGTGGGCGTGAAGGCGTGGCGGACGTATCGCTATGAGCGCGTGGCGCTCCATCCCGCGTTCACGCCCGCCTCGCGCGATGGACTCCCTTCGGGCTTCCATCCGCGCGACGTCACGCTCACCTTCGACGCGGGCGCGCAGGTCCGAGGCTGGTACGTCGCGCCCCGCCTGGGCTCGGCCATTGTCCTCGTCCATGGTTCGCCCTCCACCCGGCTCGACCTCGTCCGCGAGGCGGCGGTGCTGGCCCGTCGAGGGCACGGAGTCTTGTTGCTCGACATGCCGGGGCACGGTGAGAGCCCGGGGCCTCCGACGTGGGGGGCGGAGCATCGGGCCGCGGTGCGTGCGGGCCTCGACTTCCTCGCGCATCAGCCCGAGGTGGATCCGTCCCGCCTGGGTGTCTTCGGCTTCTCCATGGGCAGCGCGGTGGCCGCGCGCGTGGCCTCCGAGGATGCGCGTGTGGCGGCGGTGGCGCTCGCCGGTGCGTTCACCCGCTTGGAAGCGCAGCTCACCCACGAGTTCGGTGCGTGGGGGCCCGTGACGTCTGTTCCCGCGGTCCTGGCCGCGCGCCACGCGGGGCTCGCCCTGGAGGACCTGCGCCCCGAGGCCGTGGTGGGGAAGCTCGCGCCCCGCCCGCTGCTCCTCATCGCTGGCACGGAGGACAGCGCCGTGCCTCCAGACATGGCGCGGAAGCTGTACGCGCTCGCGGGAGATCCGAGGGCCCTGGTGCTCGTTCCCGGCGCGGGACATGGGCACTACGCAGAGACGCGAGACGGCGACGCGTACCTCGCGCAGGTGGGGGACTTCTTCGACAAGTCCCTCGCCCCCAGGCAGCCCCAGCTCAGCCAAACTTCCGAGTGA